The stretch of DNA AGAAGAACGATCAGAATGATTTCAGGATGGTTGAGCGTGATGGAATGGGCCAGGGTTTGAAGAAGCATGGTCTTTCCCGTTCGGGGAGGGGCAACGATGAGACCCCGCTGGCCTTTTCCGATCGGGGTGATGAGATCCATGACCCGGCTCGAGATCTCTTCCGGGTTTTCGAGGCGAATTCTATCCAGAGGATAGAGGGGCGTAAGGGAATCAAACATGGCCCGGCGCAGTGAATTCTCCGGAGGTTCAAAATTGATGGCTTCCAGCTTGACCGTGGCGAAGTATCGCTCGCCCTCTTCCTGGCGCGGTTCCCGGATCTGACAGGAAATGGTGTCCCCTGTCTTCATGCTGAAACGCTTGATCTGGCTTGGAGAGACGTAGACATCATCGGGACCCGGCATATAGGAGTATTCGGGAGCCCGAAGGAACCCGTACCCTTCCGGCAGGACTTCAAGGACGCCTTCCGAGAAGATGAGGCCGTTCTTTTCCGTCTGGGCCTTCAGGATTTCGAAGACGATCTCCTGTTTTCTCATGGTAGAGTAACTTTCAATTTTCAGATCCTGTGCGATCTTCTGGAGGTCACTCATGGAGGAATCCTTGAGACCTTTCAGGGAGTGCTGTCCCTCAAGCTCTACGATGTCCTCATCTTCCGCCGGGATACCGACTTGCTCTTTGCGGCGGGGCGGCTTCCCCCGGTTGAATCCACTTCTACGGCTGGGCCCTTTTTTCTTGATAGGGTTAGGCATGCATCTCTCCTTACGATGATGATATATCGGTCTCTATCGTACGCCACAGGTCAACGATGCCTCGACCCGATTTCGCGGATGCGGAGATAACGTCGATGGATCCCTGCGAGATCTCAGAGTGACGACGAAGAGTCTTATGACGCTCCGATTGGTTCAATTTGTCGGCTTTAGTCAGGACAAGGGTAACCCGAATACCGCGCTGAAGGCAAGCCTCCATCAGATCCAGTTCCTCATTCTTTACCGTTCTCCGAATATCCATGAGGAGGAAACACCGCATTGGCGGTGTCTTTTCCAGAAAGGAAAGCAGGAGCCGCTGCATATTTGCGGCCTGCGGCCTTGAGACGCTTGCATGTCCGTATCCCGGAAGATCCACAATATAGAGAGCTTCGTTGACGAGGTAGTAATGCAGCGCTCTGGTTCGGCCGGGCTGCTTGGATACCGTGGCAAGACGTTTCCTCCTCAGGAGACTGTTGATCACACTCGACTTTCCGGCGTTGGACCTCCCTGCAAACGCAAAAGATGGCATGCGGATGGCAGGTATATCATCGGCCCGTGATACCTTGAACGCTGGTGTGATGGTTTGAATATCCACTCAGTGAGGTAATTCTTCTCCTCGAGATTTGATCAGTGGTGAATCTTTGGGATAAGCAAGTGAAGGAATGGATCCCTTCAGGGCTGTCCTCAGAACCTCATAGATGTGTTCGACGAGAACAAAGTCCATTGTATCATGAATATCCTCGGGAATGTCTTCGAGGTCCTTTTCATTCTCTCTGGGAAGAATAATCGTATTGATGCCCGCCCGGAATCCGGCGAGCACCTTATCCTTGATTCCTCCGACAGGAAGCACCTTGCCGCGCAATGTGATCTCCCCCGTCATGGCCAAATCCATGCGCACGGGGATGCCGGTCAGGAGGGATACAAGAGCCGTGGCCATCGTGATCCCCGCGGACGGTCCGTCTTTGGGGATGGCTCCCTCCGGGACGTGGATATGGATATCGAATTTCTCATGAAAATCCGGGTCGATCCCCAGAAGATCGGAGTTCGCGCGAACGAAGCTCAATGCAGCCTGTGCCGATTCCTTCATGACATCGCCCAGCTGGCCGGTGAGGAGAAGCTTGTCCTTGCCCTTCATCTTGGTGACTTCCGTGGCCAGGATGTCACCCCCGACCTCTGTCCATGCCAGTCCCATGGCCACGCCGATCTCGGCCGATTCCTTTTCTCTCTTCTGTCTTCGAAATCTGGGTTTGCCGAGCAGATCCCGGATGTCGTCTCCTTCCAGGTCCAGAGGAGCCTTTGACTTTCGGGAGATGATTTTTCTTGCGACCTTTCGGCAGATCGATGCAATTTCCCTCTCAAGATTTCGGACGCCGGCCTCCCGAGTGTAGTGCTCGATGATCTCCTGAATGGCGGATTCGGTAAAATCGATCTTCCGTGTTGTCAATCCGTGGTTCTTGACCTGCTTCGGGATGAGATGGTTCCGGGCAATCTCGATCTTCTCCCGATCGGTATAGCCGGAGATATGGATGATTTCCATCCGGTCACGCAGGGCCGGAGGAATCGGATGGATCAGGTTCGCCGTGGCAATAAAAAAGACGCGGGAGAGATCGTAATCGACATCCAGATAGTGGTCCCGGAAGGCGTTGTTCTGTTCGGGATCCAGCACCTCCATCAAGGCTGCGGATGGGTCTCCGCGAAAGTCGGCGGACAGTTTGTCCACCTCGTCCAGGAGGAATACCGGATTGACGCTCTCCGCCCTTCGCATCATCTGGATGATCTGTCCGGGAAGCGCACCGATGTAGGTTCTCCGATGGCCCCGGATTTCCGCTTCATCCCGCACTCCCCCGAGGGAGAGTCGAATGAAGTTTCTTCCGGTCGCGCGTGCGATGGACTTGGCAAGACTGCTCTTACCGACTCCCGGAGGACCGACAAAACAGAGAATCGTTCCCTGCGTGTCCTTCTTTAACTGTCGGACCGCAAGAAATTCCAGGATTCTGTCCTTGACCTTTTCCAGGCCGTAATGGTCTTCGTTAAGGATCTTTTCCGCCCGCTCGATGTTGCGGATCTCCTTCGTG from Thermoanaerobaculia bacterium encodes:
- the yihA gene encoding ribosome biogenesis GTP-binding protein YihA/YsxC, with translation MDIQTITPAFKVSRADDIPAIRMPSFAFAGRSNAGKSSVINSLLRRKRLATVSKQPGRTRALHYYLVNEALYIVDLPGYGHASVSRPQAANMQRLLLSFLEKTPPMRCFLLMDIRRTVKNEELDLMEACLQRGIRVTLVLTKADKLNQSERHKTLRRHSEISQGSIDVISASAKSGRGIVDLWRTIETDISSS
- the rho gene encoding transcription termination factor Rho, whose amino-acid sequence is MPNPIKKKGPSRRSGFNRGKPPRRKEQVGIPAEDEDIVELEGQHSLKGLKDSSMSDLQKIAQDLKIESYSTMRKQEIVFEILKAQTEKNGLIFSEGVLEVLPEGYGFLRAPEYSYMPGPDDVYVSPSQIKRFSMKTGDTISCQIREPRQEEGERYFATVKLEAINFEPPENSLRRAMFDSLTPLYPLDRIRLENPEEISSRVMDLITPIGKGQRGLIVAPPRTGKTMLLQTLAHSITLNHPEIILIVLLIDERPEEVTDMQRSVKGEVIHSTFDEPAARHVNVAEMVIEKAKRLVEYKNDVVILLDSITRLARAYNTVVPPSGKVLSGGVDANALQKPKRFFGAARNIEEGGSLTIMATALVETGSRMDDVIFEEFKGTGNMEVILDRKLVDKRVFPAIDINRSGTRKEELLMDEIELNRVWILRKVLQPLSVVEAMELLLDRLGRTKSNADFLSSMSRG
- the lon gene encoding endopeptidase La — its product is MNLLTPQTHTLPLIPLREMVIFPGMVAPFMIGRPSSLKALEEALETPDRWIFLSSQKDANVDDPTPKDIHNYGVIAQIVQHFEQPNGNVRVLVQGIHRASITKFQELEPRYLVEVNVHFMHGELTPEVRKFMDLLVKQFRRYGKFTNQVAIEHFSDTLPREDVNAFADGIAAHIKISTAEKQSLLETVNPYERLQRLQDFLEMEIEKIQIDRRINQKVRKQMEKAQKEYYLNEKIKAIHDELGLQEDHRAEIQELKDKIETLGMPEPVKEKALHEIKRLEAMQPMSAEATVSRTYIDWLVGVPWESSTKEIRNIERAEKILNEDHYGLEKVKDRILEFLAVRQLKKDTQGTILCFVGPPGVGKSSLAKSIARATGRNFIRLSLGGVRDEAEIRGHRRTYIGALPGQIIQMMRRAESVNPVFLLDEVDKLSADFRGDPSAALMEVLDPEQNNAFRDHYLDVDYDLSRVFFIATANLIHPIPPALRDRMEIIHISGYTDREKIEIARNHLIPKQVKNHGLTTRKIDFTESAIQEIIEHYTREAGVRNLEREIASICRKVARKIISRKSKAPLDLEGDDIRDLLGKPRFRRQKREKESAEIGVAMGLAWTEVGGDILATEVTKMKGKDKLLLTGQLGDVMKESAQAALSFVRANSDLLGIDPDFHEKFDIHIHVPEGAIPKDGPSAGITMATALVSLLTGIPVRMDLAMTGEITLRGKVLPVGGIKDKVLAGFRAGINTIILPRENEKDLEDIPEDIHDTMDFVLVEHIYEVLRTALKGSIPSLAYPKDSPLIKSRGEELPH